In Helianthus annuus cultivar XRQ/B chromosome 3, HanXRQr2.0-SUNRISE, whole genome shotgun sequence, a single window of DNA contains:
- the LOC110932621 gene encoding uncharacterized protein LOC110932621 codes for MMDKGNDEAVPRVTEQMREVIAEEVGKAIENSLSGFIDKIQTTVLSVVDERIKKLEDNASLAKEKLVERKGCSYKEFMACKPPLYNGEVDPIVCQRWLSDIEGVFERTHCDANDFVAYGTGQLRGQAKDWWDNKKKEIGSEEAKAMTWDEFKVPFLKHHSPKAVINRIKEEFIQLRQKGESIDKITGTFLDKLRFCDELVTTEEHKFMTPSKYETLTEIINAAREREIELKKQIERGERRTQVVNPSPTKKARVNDSSKKQEGKSSSPSCKVCGKGHKGECRFKDKPCPICGKTGHTAVLCPGKVSVCYKCYQPGHKKSECPELSGKKEDKGAHTEVNGSGGENGARCGLRYICHKFNSYSCAI; via the exons aTGATGGATAAGGGAAATGACgaagcggtgccaagagtcaccgaacaaatgagagaagtgattgctgAAGAGGTAGGAAAAGCAATCGAGAACAGTTTGTCGGGTTTCATCGATAAAATCCAAACCACGGTGTTATCAGTGGTGGATGAAAGGataaagaaattggaggataatgcAAGTTTAGCTAAGGAGAAATTGGTAGAGCGTAAGGGTTGCTCGTACAAAGAATTTATGGCATGCAAACCACCACTCTACAACGGAGAAGTGGATCCGATAGTGTGCCAAAGGTGGTTAAGTGATATAGAAGGGGTATTTGAGAGAACCCACTGTGACGCGAATGACTTCGTGGCGTATGGCACGGGTCAACTGAGAGGTcaagcaaaagactggtgggataataagaaaaaggaaatCGGTAGCGAAGAAGCGAAGGCGATGACATGGGATGAGTTTAAGGTACCCTTCCTTAAACATCACAGTCCCAAGGCGGTTATTAATCGAATCAAAGAGGAATTTATCCAGCTTAGGCAAAAGGGCGAATCCATTGATAAAATCACGGGAACCTTTCTTGACAAATTAAGGTTTTGTGATGAATTGGTGACGACCGAAGAACATAag ttcatgactccctcaaAATACGAAACCCTCACCGAAATCATCAACGCCGCTCGGGAAAGAGAGATAGAGTTGAAGAAACAAATTGAGAGGGGTGAAAGAAGGACGCAAGTGGTTAATCCAAGTCCCACGAAAAAGGCACGCGTAAATGACTCATcaaagaagcaagaaggaaaAAGTAGTTCGCCAAGCTGTAAAGTGTGTGGGAAAGGGCACAAGGGTGAGTGCCGGTTTAAGGACAAGCCGTGTCCTATATGCGGGAAGACAGGGCACACGGCTGTATTGTGCCCGGGGAAAGTTTCGGTATGCTACAAATGCTATCAGCCGGGTCACAAGAAATCCGAGTGTCCGGAATTGTCCGGAAAGAAGGAAGACAAGGGTGCGCACACTGAAGTTAACGGCAGTGGAGGCGAAAACGGagcccgatgtggtctcaggtatatttgccaTAAATTCAATTCCTACTCATGTGCTATTTGA